A part of Saimiri boliviensis isolate mSaiBol1 chromosome 13, mSaiBol1.pri, whole genome shotgun sequence genomic DNA contains:
- the IDO1 gene encoding indoleamine 2,3-dioxygenase 1, with the protein MAHAMENFCTISEEYHIDGEVGFALPNPLENLPDVYNDWMSIAKHLPDLIESGELRERVEKLDMLSIDHLRDHKSQRLAHLVLGCITMAYVWDRGCGDVRKVLPKNIAVPYCQLSEKLQLPPILVYADCVLANWKKKDPNKPLTYENMDVLFSFRHEDCSKGFFLVSLLVEIEAASAIKEIPIIFKAMRMQELDTLRKALLKTASCLEKALQVFNQIHEHVNPQVFFNVLRIYLSGWKGNPQLSEGLMYDGFWKDAKQFSGGSAGQSSIFQCFDVLLGIPQRAGGGSAAQFLQDMRMYMPPAHRNFLCSLESNPSVREFVLLKGDADLREAYDACVKALVDLRNYHLQIVTKYILIPASQKSKNETSKEPSKQENKGTGGTDLMNFLKTVRTTTQKSLLKEG; encoded by the exons ATGGCACATGCTATGGAAAATTTCTGCACTATCAGTGAAGAGTATCATATTGATGGAGAAGTGGGCTTCGCTCTGCCAAATCCATTG gaaaacctaCCTGATGTTTATAATGACTGGATGTCCATTGCTAAACACCTGCCTGATCTCATTGAGTCTGGCGAACTTCGAGAAAGAGTTGAGAAG ttGGACATGCTTAGCATTGATCATCTCAGAGACCACAAGTCACAGCGCCTTGCACATCTAGTTCTGGGATGCATCACCATGGCATATGTGTGGGATCGAGGTTGTGGAGATGTCCGGAAG GTCCTGCCAAAAAATATTGCTGTTCCCTACTGCCAACTCTCCGAGAAGCTGCAGCTGCCTCCTATTCTGGTTTATGCAGACTGTGTCTTGGCAAACTGGAAGAAAAAGGATCCTAACAA GCCCCTGACTTATGA GAACATGGATGTTTTGTTCTCATTTCGTCATGAAGACTGCAGTAAAGGATTCTTCCTGGTCTCTCTATTGGTGGAAATAGAAGCTGCTTCTGCAATCAAA gaaattcCTATTATATTCAAGGCAATGCGAATGCAAGAACTGGACACTTTGCGAAAGGCTCTGTTGAAAACAGCTTCTTGCCTGGAGAAAGCGCTTCAAGTGTTTAACCAAATCCATG AGCACGTGAACCCGCAAGTATTTTTCAATGTTCTTCGCATCTATTTGTCTGG CTGGAAAGGCAACCCCCAACTATCAGAAGGTCTGATGTATGACGGGTTCTGGAAGGACGCAAAGCAGTTTTCAGGGGGCAGTGCAGGCCAAAGCAGCATCTTCCAGTGCTTTGACGTCCTCCTGGGCATCCCGCAGAGGGCCGGTGGAG GATCTGCTGCTCAGTTCCTCCAGGACATGAGAATGTATATGCCACCAGCTCACAGGAACTTTCTGTGCTCATTAGAGTCCAATCCCTCAGTCCGTGAGTTTGTCCTTTTAAAAGGTGATGCTGACCTGCGGGAAGCTTATGATGCCTGTGTGAAAGCTTTGGTCGATCTGAGGAACTACCATCTGCAAATTGTAACTAAGTACATCCTGATTCCTGCAAGTCAGAAATCAAAGAACGAGACCTCCAAAGAGCCTTCgaaacaggaaaacaaaggaaCTGGAGGCACTGATTTAATGAATTTCCTAAAGACTGTAAGAACTACTACCCAGAAATCTCTTTTGAAGGAAGGTTAA